The Miscanthus floridulus cultivar M001 chromosome 6, ASM1932011v1, whole genome shotgun sequence genomic interval caccccccctctagccatattaggacctttcagaggtcCCGGAGCCGCCACGGACTGACTGAGCTTACACcgcgcctgcctaaggcaagccccggtgtataacccttattttgattaAGCGTTGAATATATATATCTGTGatatgcatttacattacaggcattCTATGAAAATCgcctgcataaatatatctgtcGTAtgaagtcctactagcataggtcgagtaactgctatgcttaggttatcagtagcgtgagtaacctgtcgttactcataataggtgattattattatcacttatgataaaatggtgaaagaaaatagagaccgggcagggatatggtatgggtattggtgggtgtaaggggttgtgtcctgcggccaacgggacatagcttggtcacactgttttccctgtctgtgacggttaaggaccgaccattgcattggattctagttaggtcatagatttattattctgagcacatacttgtttatgggagcagggaaggctcgttgctctcttgtcgtggattccggctcttttcagaccgactgattggaggtggggatggtggaggtctaagcgccacactgagtccgggacttaggtgtgggggcttggagtccaagtttggatggagacctggaccccttgacaggagagtgttGGGTTAAccctgcttatgcctggggtacaaacggggcgtgtgtttcggggtacccagctgggcacattgatttgtgaatcattgggtaatccggtacgacttgtctacaatctagcatcgtagtaagaactgaaagatgaaagatagtgaaatagatctgtttgctcaactcttgcttgaaagtataacaggtgcttacctagaatggttagataatgaactaatcatgaccgctaataagaaacatacataaggagtcactactagtattgctttccgtaaaaaggaaacctagcaaaccataaagcttgtcatatcctttggagtcgggaaattattcccactagtcgggtaagtcttgcgagtacattgtgtactcagggtttatttaccctgttgcaggtgcaacttgaagagtagctgttgtgtggaggattcttctggtgggcacagacggatccttgtattctaccattagatgtttattgtaattccgctgcttaaattccacactctgaacttggtactgtaataatgtatttctaagaactctggttgtatgaaatagactaagtattgtaaactcgttctcattattagatcctggagaaaaaatgtggattaatcgagttctcccttggggtgtgctcgacggaatccgtccgatgtagcttgctttcggggtacttagtgtctggtggaagacgagcgcctccgaaggtgtgttgtttcgggcagttctgccacaactTTGTTTAGCTAACCTAATGGAGTAATGACATAGACTTTACAATTTATTTGTGGACTAAACGCTGACATGGAAAGGACAAATCTGTGGATGCCCCATACAATCAAGATTCAAGGCTACATTAACTGCTAATTCTAAAAACTGAACACCGGTGGTGTGTCGTGGCTTATATCATACAATGGAGTGCCTGTAATTAACTGAGTTGTTAGCAAATTAGTTAGGAGATGATGCTGATAGTAGCTTACTTGCTACTAATTATGCAGCAACTGTACACAAATACTGACAAATGTGGTTTGACTGGTTGTTGATCTATCAAAATGAAGTAAACTTAACAAAGGGCTATTTGGTGATTCTCACCAGTCACCAATCAGTATGCTTCCTTGAAAGGGTTCAGACAACAAGGATCGTATATTGTTAATGGTTTGAGGTGCAGACGAAGTGTTAGCTTTCAATGAATCTTAAAACATGTCAACTTCAGTTGACTTTTATGGATCAGTAGCTGAGTTGCAGTGGAGGGATAATTCAGCAAGGTAGAATAAAAGGTTTTCACTTTTTCAGCACAGAAGAATCAAGCACCTTACAAAAATAATGAGTAATGCTATTTATATGTGATTAATTAGGTAAAAGCGACGACAGGACAGCATAGACAGATGTGAAAGTAGACGACGTCAAAATTTTGACTTGCGGATGCTGAGTTTCAATGTACTAAGCACTATCCAAGTTGCATCTTCAACTTCCACCCTGTGTGCTTAGCATAGACTTTTTTTTTGCCATGGACCTCACTCCACTATAAATTTACTCTTCATGCAATGATTCATCAGTTATTAATTTACTATAGCTAGTTTACTGCCCCTATCACCATCATTAGCGTTACAGTGAGAATGGGCTAAACATAAGGCTGCACTGTCAGCTTCCAGGAAATAGCCAAGCTCAACTTGTCTCTATGCACATAAGAATGACGCAAGCTGTACTATTGTTCTCACTTATTTAACAATGACTTCCTAAAAGATCTGATAAAGGCATGTTTGGAAGTGCTCTATACAAATTTCAGAGGTAGTGAAGTTTGTGATTCAGGGGCATCGCTTTGATTATTATTTTAAAAGAAGCCTGaggtttgttttcaattttataaaactaATTTTCCTGTAAAATAGTATACTCTCCAAATTTGAAATATGAAATGATATAATTAACCATATCCTTTAAAAAACAAAGCAACTCCATTCTGCCTGCGGAGGTGATTTGGTGGCTGGGCTATATACTTCTTTCCAAAAAGACACCAAAGGCACAGATGGTTCTCAAGTCTACTTGGAAAGCATGGGAAATGATGGcttgtttctcaaaaaaaaaaggaaaatgatGGCTTGTCGGCATCTAAAGATGGTACTGCTTAAGCAACTCTGAGAAAGCAAACCAAGACCAGGAAGCGAGGCTAGCTCAACTAGTTAGGTGAGAGGTGTGGCAATACACCCAACCACCTAGGTTCAAGTCCCCTATTGAACTGAATTTGGATGCCTatttttcttcttaatgaaaaaccaCCTAGTTCCTCCTATGTTGGATCTCGTTTTTTTAAAGTAAACCAAGACCTTCTCAAGCGGAGAGCAGCTTCAAGAACACTTATGTTCCAAATTGTAGTTCACTTTGGCTTTTTCTAAGTCATTTTTCTCtaaatttgaccaagtttatagaaattgTATCAACATTTACAATATCAAATCAGTTTCATTAGATTCTCCATGAAATATGATTTGATAGTGCGCTTATTTGAAATCATACTGTGCACAGAGACATATATTAACATCTACTTCCTTCGTCCTAGTATATAAGGCATAAAATCATAATATTAAcatattctgggacggagggagtagatgttaatatatttttcaagaaacttgatcaaagttagataagtttgacttagaacaaactcAAGGTGAACTATAATTAGGATGAGAGGAAGTATATAAAATCAGAATAAAATAATGTGATTAATTCAGATGTCAACTACTACAGTGGTGTGAGGAAACCAAAGATGATTCGGTCACACCAACGTTTTGTCCAACGAGGATAAAATCGTAAGGGTTGCACACCTCTGTTGTCAGCAATTAAACAGTTAAAATGTCAACCCTGGATTTGTAATGTGTGAACACTTGCATAGGCAGCTTGGGCTGTGACAATATTGTACGGCAAGTCAGGAGACTTCTCTTATCTCCGGTGACAATACATGTTTGACAATTGACATTGTAACAGGATACATTACACTTCATAATTGTGTGAGGATCCAGGTTGTATTCATACTGAAGCATGACTGTAACTTCGGGATGTCCTCATGGTCTCATGGAAAAGAACAAACAATAATTCAGTCCGAAGTGAGTAGTATGCTGATTAACGACAACCAATCAGCACTTATCATTATGGCCCGTAGTTTCTTCTTTCTGATCAGTTCCTCCAAAAACATCTACTGATCAGTTAAAAAGCTGTTAAACTACTGAAGAGGCAGGTAAGATGTTAGTTCCCCATCTAGGAAGAGATGTATTTGAAAGCAACTGCCTTTCTGCTAAATACCTTATACTCTCCTTGTGAACAGAGGCAGGTAACGATGTTATTTCCGCTAGATGTATGATGCATAGCACATGCATTTGTTGCAGTAGGGTTGCTTCTTGAGCTGCAATAAAAGCTTAAGTGGTGACATTATTGTCAGAAAAAGCATCAAATAGCAGCAATATATGTGCTACTGGACCTCTACCGACTTTCAATTGCATTGCATCGACAGCGGCTTCAGCAAATTGTTTTTTTCGCTATTAAATTTGCCCACCAGTAGAACCGTGTGTTCAAGAAAAAATTGCTCACTACATTTCAATGATAAAAATAAGGATGTGGAAAGTAATTGTTTGCATCTGGAAAGACCAGAAGAGGGATTAGAGAGTAGAATTAGGAATGATTAGAGGAGAAGAACGACTTTCTTAGGATTAGCAGCACCTTAGAGAGTAGGGGGTGGTGGCAGCGGACTGCACCGGCCAAGTCCAGGCACAGGGAGGGCCGCATGTCCGCTGGCGGCTCAAGCATAGGGACGCTAGAGAGATTTAGGGTTTTACCCCTAGATTTAGTGGACAAATACAGCCTCAAACATCTGTCCGCTTGCCAAATCCATTGTGCTAGTGCCTAATAACTTGATCTAATTTAATCTACTCGACACTTTGACAATGCCGACCAGGAGCCAGGCCCGGTACTAAGATTTTGGTGACCTGGAGCGAAACTAAAAATACAGACCCTTTTACTATAAACATCAAAATAATCGTAAATATATATAAAGATACATAGATGTATAAAAATTACCAATAAACACTTACAGTGCATAACAACAATATTCATATCAAACAATTTGTACGTGTCACATCAGAAATTTCCTCTAAAATTTCTAACAATTCATAGATAAGTAACTACGCTACATATTGTGTGAATGCATTGATCCACTAGACTTTGGACTAAGAGTCAAGACCGCTGATAGGCTACTTTCGTGCCAACCCGGGAATGAGTAGGACTGAATCACACTAACATATAAGGACTGCAGATACAGAAAAATAGGGAGGGGGGAGTACAAACAGGGGCCTACATAACCTATTCAGCTGACAAGCACTTTCCTTGTTCTCATTGCTTATTACTATAAGCGGTTCCAGTCTTTCCAGTTGAAGTAATGATGACCAGCAGGTTAACGATAATCAATGCAGGCCTTGAGGCCCAGTTATCTATGTACAGATTTCCATTTGGTCGCCTTCCTTTCAGGAATATATATGTATGCAGAACTCATGTTCTCCAAGAAGCCAAGGCATCCTCACAAGCATAGGAGTTCAATGATCCAAAATTCTTGGGCCCATATATGTTGATCCAACAAGATAAAAATCTCGTGGTGGCTCGCTCTCCTCCAGCCATTCATATCTGTCACCTCCAGGCAATATAGTTGAGCCTGCAATGCACCTTTTCAAGTTAGCCGCCAATAGTTTAGTTTTCTTCTAGTACGCTTACAAGTTACAATGTATAATATGATCAAAATTAAACTTAAGGTGTAAGTGGACAATATTAAGAGTACAGTCTTAGCATTTTCAGTTGGGTAGGAGCCTGATGATTTAGAAACAAACAAGGGCATGATGCTTGTTTAACTAACAGAGTATTTTATGGGATTGCAATCATATAATTTCACGGGGCAGATATACGTAGATTTAATAGAAGGGGCAGTACGTGTATAAGGATATGCGTATAAATATCTGATTTGTTCTATACCCACAGTTTAATTTTTATATACATATTTTTGGGAACAAGGATAAGTATGCTGAAGCAAAAGGCATAAACATATTATGTCGAGGCAAACAGTTGCTTTACATAACAACAATATTCCAATACTGTAAGTACTAATATATCAGCCATTTAACTCAGGTAAAAATCTTACCAACAGAAATTGCAGACGAAGAGACATTGTAGTACTGGCAGTGCCTTCCACTACCATCATCATATGGAGGGCCAAGGACATCAAGCACTGCACAAGCATTTTGTGCAGTAAAGCAATGCATATTACCACCATCTTCTGGATATAGTACCAATGTTTCATGAGGTGCAGTCAAGATGCCATCAaccttcacctttgccaaacgtggtccttgcaattgaacaTCTATGATCAaaggagagagaaaagaaaaggcaatTAAACCCTAAAAAAAAGGCAATTTGTTAAGCTATGTGTGAGAGTGTTAAGCTTAGGGAAACGAACCAACAATACCAGGTGTATCTTGTTGAGCAGCAGCCCAGTCATAAGATTTTATATGCATGGCACCAAACAAAAGCTTGCTGAACACAGTCATGCCAGGGTGATTATGGAGAGGAATGACACCCCTTGAAGGCAAACAAAAGATGCCAATCTGTACAAATAAATACAGCCATATGTACACCTTAGCTTACAAATGTGACAGCTTCAACAATATGGTAAATTATCAA includes:
- the LOC136457570 gene encoding plant cysteine oxidase 2-like; amino-acid sequence: MRVESSGGLRELEDSRRAPRDAGPHGRRRQRRPRRGEGAPEPMAAPATAVQRLFEACLEVFTGAGPGAVPPPAGVERIKSVLDSITAADVRLTSNMSYFRRVDAHGTPKITYLHLYKCEAFSIGIFCLPSRGVIPLHNHPGMTVFSKLLFGAMHIKSYDWAAAQQDTPDVQLQGPRLAKVKVDGILTAPHETLVLYPEDGGNMHCFTAQNACAVLDVLGPPYDDGSGRHCQYYNVSSSAISVGSTILPGGDRYEWLEESEPPRDFYLVGSTYMGPRILDH